DNA from Acidobacteriota bacterium:
CCAGGCGGCGATCGACTACATCGCGGATCGTCCGGCCGAAACGGTTCGGCTTGAGGACCTGGCCCGCCATATCGGGCTGTCCCCGGCCTACTTGCAGCGACTATTCGTCACGCACGTGGGGGAGTCGCCGGCCCAGTACGCACGGCGCCTGCGGCTCGAGCGGGCCGCATGGCTGTTGCGCCGGCCAGGTGCGACCGTCACGGAGGTGGCGCTCGAATCGGGCTGGGGAGCGCCCGAGGCGTTCACTCGCGCTTTTCGCTCGCGGTTCGGCGTCTCACCCAGCGGGTACCGCCAGGGCTTGAGGGCGCGGATGCGCGAGCGCACCGAGCCCTTGGACGTGGTGCGACGGCCACCCTCCCGGGTTGCCTGCGTCCGCGTCGTGGGGCACTACGACGAAGCGGACGACGCCTACGACCATCTTAGGCACTGGGCTGAGCCACTCGGCCTTCTCAAGCGCGGGAACTTCCTGGGCATCTACTGGGACGACCAGACGATCACCGATTCGGGGAACACGCGGTGGGACGCGGCGATCGAAGTGCCGGACGAGCTGGGGCGAGTGGTCGGCCCGGGCATCCAGGAGCGCCACCTTCCCGGTGGCGCCTATGCCGTGGTGCACCACCGCGGCCCGGCCTCGGTGCGAGAGACCTACGAGGCACACTTTCGCGACTGGTTTCCCCGCTATGGCTGGAAGCCGGACGCCCGACCGATGATTGTCGAGTTCAGCCGCGCAGGAGACTCTTCGGAGGCGTCTCTCTACGTCGCCGTGACGCGGTAGGCGTTGTCGGATCGTCTAAAGCCGCCGTCCGGGTTGTACGATTGGGGGCCTATGGAGAAACACCGACTCGCCAGTGGAGAGTCCACCTACACGGCCGTCGTAGAACGCTGTCCCGAGACCGGTCTCTACGTTGGCTACGTGCCTGGCCTGTCCGGGGCCCACAGTCAGGCCGAGACCCTTGAGGAACTCAACGCGAATCTGCGCGAGGTCATCAGTTTGATCCTCGAGGACGGACCTCCTCCCATCACGGGCGAGTTTGTCGGGACGCAGGTGGTCGTGGTCGCGTAAGAGCTGCGTGCCGTCGATCCCCGTACTGAAGGCGCGCGAGACAATCCGTATCGCTGCTACTCGGCGCTAGGGCGCCGTTCGGCCTTGCTTAGCAGCTTCTACGAGCCCTCGCCGGGGAAGTAGTACTTCATCCTGTCGAAGTCGATCGTCCACGACCCCTTCGGCCAGAGGTACTGGTGCGAGATCAGGACGTCCGCCATGAAGCCGAACCGCCAGAAGAAGTCGTTTTCGACGAAGACGTTGCCCAATGCTTGCGCCGGACCGCTGGGCAGACCGTCCAGGCCGTGGGACTCGATCGGGGACCAGTAGTAGGGCGTTCCCTCGATCTCGGTCTTCTCTAGCTCGAGGAACTCGACGGTTTCCTCGACGATGACGAGGGGCATGCTCGCGGCCAGGCCGGAATCCAGGAAGTAGTTCATTCCCGGGTGGCCGTTCAGGCTGCCTCTCGCGAACATCAGGTGGGTGCTGGTCATGTAGAAGGGAACTTCGACGGGCGGCATGTCGCCGAAGGTCTCCATCACTTCGGCAAGGGTCTCGGCGTTTCGCTCGCGGAAGGTGATGCGGCGGTTGTCGTAGTCGACGGTGGTCAGGAACTGCTTGATGATCTGCGTGGTGAGGACGCCGTCGGAGGTCTGGCCGAGGGCCTTCCAGGTCGCGCCGATAACCGGCACGTTCGAGAGCGTCACATCGCCCATCGTGACGGTCGCGGCGACGCCCAACGGTTCCTCGACCGTTTCGCCCCCTGTGTAGGCGTAGCGGGCTTCGCGGTTGGCGAGGGTCGGAAGGCCGATGCGCTCGTAGATGCCCTTGTCGAGGTAGAGCCGGTCGCCGCCCGTGTCGAGGATCAGGTTGACCGCCTCGCCGTTGATCTCGAGGGTCACCTGGGGCAGGGCCCCGGGCTGGGTGATGTCGTTCGTCATCGGCAGGTGGGCGATTCGCTCGTCGCCGGTCCATTCGATGGCGTACGGCTCGCCCTCGAAGGCCTTCATGAACGTGAGCAGGCTTGCCGACGCTTCCGCCGTGTCCGGTGCGGGCAGCTCCCGGGCCCTCGCGAAGTCGTTGGTCTGGTAGTGCGCCAGGGTCAGTCCGCGGAGGGCCTGGGCATGGAGGTCCGAGCCGTTGTCGGCGAGTTCGAGAAGCGGTTTGTACAGCCTCACGGCCCGTTCGTAGTCACCCAGCAGGTATGCCGTTCCGGCCGCGAGCCGCAGGTCGCCCGCGTGGCACGTCGCTGCTGTGCCCAGGGGTGCGATGACGTCGTCGGCTTCCCAGATGTCGCCCAGCTTGAACAGGACCTCGGCGTAGGCACGGCGGGCTTCGTCGTTGTCGGGTTCGGCCTCGAGGGCCTGGCGCCGTGCTTCCAGGGCCGCTTCGACGTCGCCCCGGAGCCTCGGGTTCCACTCCTCCGCTTCGGTACCTGTCAGCTCGCCGCAGGGAGCGGAGTCGCCGCGACAGCTCCAGGTGGTCAACCCGATGGCCAACGCGACCAGCGTGACGACGAGCGGCGTAACGTTCCTCATGGGCTACATTCTCCCGGTCGGTGTCGTCCCGATTCTACGAACCGTCCCAACCAGGGGAGCCGCGCATGACCGACGTCGCCATAGCCGATCCGGAGTTGCACACGGGCGAGGAGCCGATCCTCCGCGAGGCGACCTTCAACCCGAAGGTGCGCAACTACTGGTTGCTGACGGGCGCGTTCGTGCTGACCGTCAGCATCGTCGGGATCCCCCTTCTCATCTTCTGGTTTCCCATCGGCTACGTCCTGACGGGTCGTTACCTGGAGCGCGTTCGCTGCGTGCTGACCGAGAAGAACCTCCACGTCGCGAGGGGCGTCCTGGTGCGGCAAGAGAAGACGGTTCCGCTCGACAAGATCACGGACCTGGCGATGTCGCACGGCCCGATCATGCGGCAGCTCGGCCTGCGCGGTCTGTCGGTGGAGACGGCGGGCCAGTCCGGTCCCGGCAGTCTGATCAAGCTGGTCGGCATCGAGGGGACCGAGGAGTTCCGTGCGGCCGTGCTGGCCCAGCGCGAGCGGGTCGGGGCAGCAGGCGGAAGGTCGACCGCACTCGGGGTAGCCGTAGGCGGAGAGGGTGATGCGAGCGCGGAATCGACGGAGCTGCTGAGCGAGATCAGGGACTCGCTGCTGCGGATCGAGAAGCGGTTGGGCGACGGCGGCGGAGGATAGGGTGCCGCGACCGGCGCGCGGCCGGTGCAACCCACGATCCCCCGGAGCCAGCCATGACCGAGAACCGCCAGATCATCATCGACTCCTTGCCGATGGACCGGCTAGAGCCCGGCAACTACGCGCTGCGGACCGTCGAGGCGCCCGCGCCGGGCGACGGGGAAGTGCTGTGCCGTACTCTGGCGATCACGATCGGCGCCGGTCAACGGGCGGGTCTCCAGGGCAGCGCGAGCTACGCCGGCGCGCCTCGTGCGGGCATCGTGATGAGCGGCACCGCAGTGGCTCGCGTCGAGGCGTCCAGCGACGATGCGGTTCCTGTCGGCTCGCTCGTCGTCTGTCGGGCCGGCTGGCAGGACTACTCGGTGCACGCGGCGTCGAAGGTGCGCGTCGTCGATGATGGCAGCAGCGGCGGCGATCCGGCGCACCATCTCGGTGTCTACGGCACGAACGGGCTGACGGCGTACTTCGGGCTTTTCGACGTCGGCGAGCCGAAGGAAGGGCAGACCGTCCTCGTCTCGGCAGCCGCCGGTTCGGTCGGCCACCTGGTCGGGCAGATGGCGAAGATCGTCGGCTGCCGCGTCGTCGGCGTTGCCGGCGGCGAGGCGAAGTGCCGGCTTCTCACGGAGGAACTCGGCTTCGACGCCGCCGTCGATTACAAGAGCCCGAGCTTCCGGAACGACTTCAAGGAGGCGACGCCCGATCGCATCGACATCTACTTCGACAACACCGGCGGCGAGGTCCTTGGCAGCGCGCTGCGGCGGATGAAGGTCGGCGGCCGCATCGTCTGCTGCGGCGTCGTCTCCCAGTACGACACCTCGAAGCCGGCGCCGGGGCCGTTCGGCGTCCCTGGTCTGCTGATCAACTTCCGCGTCCGCATGGAGGGCTTCCTCGTCTTCGACTACGCGAAGCGCTATCCCGAGGCCTGGACCCGGATGCGCGAGTGGGTCGAGGCCGGCAAACTGGTCCCGAGGCAGGATGTCTTCGAAGGTCTGGAGAGAGCGCCGGAGGCGTTCGTCGACCTGCTGGCGGGCGGCAACGTGGGGACGCGGATCGTGCGTGTCGCGTCGTGATGGGAGGAAGGAAAACCATGGATCCAAGGGCACTCCTGACCGTCGCGCTCGTCGGTGCTCTGGCGCTCGGGTGCGCCGCCGGTCCTCCAGGTGAGAACGGTGTGGACGCCGACCCATCGACCGAGGCGCTTCTCGAGCAGGCTCGCGCCATTCATGACCGCGTGCTGGTCCTCGACGCCCATGCGGACACCGAGCTTCCGGACGCGCCGTCTCCCTACGTTGGCGACGATGGACTGTCTCAGGTCGATCCGGCCAAGCTCCACGCGGGCGGCGTCGACGCGGTCGTCATGTCCGTCGCGGTCGGTTCGGGACCTCGCACGGCGGACGGCTACGCCGCGGCCCGGTCGAGAGCCGTCGAGGAGGTCGTGGCCGTTCTCGAGCTGGCGGCGGACCCGGCGAACAACGCGACAGTTGTCCGGTCGGCCGACGAGATCGTCGCTGCCCATGAGCAGGGCAAGGCGGCGCTCATTCTCGG
Protein-coding regions in this window:
- a CDS encoding NADP-dependent oxidoreductase; the encoded protein is MTENRQIIIDSLPMDRLEPGNYALRTVEAPAPGDGEVLCRTLAITIGAGQRAGLQGSASYAGAPRAGIVMSGTAVARVEASSDDAVPVGSLVVCRAGWQDYSVHAASKVRVVDDGSSGGDPAHHLGVYGTNGLTAYFGLFDVGEPKEGQTVLVSAAAGSVGHLVGQMAKIVGCRVVGVAGGEAKCRLLTEELGFDAAVDYKSPSFRNDFKEATPDRIDIYFDNTGGEVLGSALRRMKVGGRIVCCGVVSQYDTSKPAPGPFGVPGLLINFRVRMEGFLVFDYAKRYPEAWTRMREWVEAGKLVPRQDVFEGLERAPEAFVDLLAGGNVGTRIVRVAS
- a CDS encoding type II toxin-antitoxin system HicB family antitoxin; translated protein: MEKHRLASGESTYTAVVERCPETGLYVGYVPGLSGAHSQAETLEELNANLREVISLILEDGPPPITGEFVGTQVVVVA
- a CDS encoding AraC family transcriptional regulator, which gives rise to MRASTDSRHRLFVQAAIDYIADRPAETVRLEDLARHIGLSPAYLQRLFVTHVGESPAQYARRLRLERAAWLLRRPGATVTEVALESGWGAPEAFTRAFRSRFGVSPSGYRQGLRARMRERTEPLDVVRRPPSRVACVRVVGHYDEADDAYDHLRHWAEPLGLLKRGNFLGIYWDDQTITDSGNTRWDAAIEVPDELGRVVGPGIQERHLPGGAYAVVHHRGPASVRETYEAHFRDWFPRYGWKPDARPMIVEFSRAGDSSEASLYVAVTR
- a CDS encoding aspartyl protease family protein; this translates as MRNVTPLVVTLVALAIGLTTWSCRGDSAPCGELTGTEAEEWNPRLRGDVEAALEARRQALEAEPDNDEARRAYAEVLFKLGDIWEADDVIAPLGTAATCHAGDLRLAAGTAYLLGDYERAVRLYKPLLELADNGSDLHAQALRGLTLAHYQTNDFARARELPAPDTAEASASLLTFMKAFEGEPYAIEWTGDERIAHLPMTNDITQPGALPQVTLEINGEAVNLILDTGGDRLYLDKGIYERIGLPTLANREARYAYTGGETVEEPLGVAATVTMGDVTLSNVPVIGATWKALGQTSDGVLTTQIIKQFLTTVDYDNRRITFRERNAETLAEVMETFGDMPPVEVPFYMTSTHLMFARGSLNGHPGMNYFLDSGLAASMPLVIVEETVEFLELEKTEIEGTPYYWSPIESHGLDGLPSGPAQALGNVFVENDFFWRFGFMADVLISHQYLWPKGSWTIDFDRMKYYFPGEGS
- a CDS encoding PH domain-containing protein, encoding MTDVAIADPELHTGEEPILREATFNPKVRNYWLLTGAFVLTVSIVGIPLLIFWFPIGYVLTGRYLERVRCVLTEKNLHVARGVLVRQEKTVPLDKITDLAMSHGPIMRQLGLRGLSVETAGQSGPGSLIKLVGIEGTEEFRAAVLAQRERVGAAGGRSTALGVAVGGEGDASAESTELLSEIRDSLLRIEKRLGDGGGG